One Fusobacterium nucleatum genomic window carries:
- a CDS encoding MarR family transcriptional regulator, whose protein sequence is MSVNIQRVNDVLEEYYKLFYKTEDMALKRGIKALTHTELHIIESIGENTQLTMNELADKIGITMGTATVAISKLSDKGYIDRARSTTDRRKVFVSLTKKGVDALTYHNNYHKMIMASITESIPDKDLEQFVSTFEVILESLRNKTDYFKPMTITDFKEGTKVSIVEIKGTPIVQNYFLSHSIENFTLLKVLKSNDKSQFKIEKENGEVLTLDILDAKNLIGVKAD, encoded by the coding sequence ATGTCAGTAAATATACAAAGGGTTAATGATGTTTTAGAGGAGTATTACAAATTATTTTATAAAACAGAAGATATGGCTTTAAAAAGAGGAATTAAAGCTTTAACACATACAGAATTACATATAATAGAATCAATAGGAGAAAATACTCAACTTACTATGAATGAGCTTGCTGATAAAATTGGTATAACAATGGGAACAGCGACTGTTGCTATTTCAAAATTATCTGATAAAGGATATATTGATAGAGCAAGATCAACAACAGATAGAAGAAAAGTATTTGTATCACTTACTAAAAAAGGTGTAGATGCTTTAACTTATCACAATAACTATCACAAAATGATTATGGCTTCTATCACAGAAAGTATACCTGACAAAGATTTAGAACAATTTGTTAGCACTTTTGAAGTGATTTTAGAATCTTTAAGAAATAAGACAGATTATTTCAAACCTATGACTATAACAGATTTTAAGGAAGGAACAAAGGTTTCTATTGTTGAAATAAAGGGGACTCCAATTGTTCAAAATTATTTTTTAAGTCATAGTATAGAAAATTTTACACTTTTAAAAGTTTTAAAATCTAATGATAAATCACAATTTAAAATAGAAAAAGAAAATGGAGAAGTTTTAACACTTGATATTTTAGATGCTAAAAATCTAATAGGAGTAAAGGCTGATTAA
- the rpe gene encoding ribulose-phosphate 3-epimerase, with the protein MTNGIKIAPSILSSDFSKLGEELIAIDKAGADYVHIDVMDGQFVPNLTFGPPVIKCIRKCTKLVFDVHLMIDKPERYIEDFVKAGADIVVVHAESTIHLHRVIQQIKSFGVKAGISLNPSTPEEVLKYIINDIDMVLVMSVNPGFGGQKFIPAVVEKIKAIKKMRADIDIEVDGGITDETIKVCADAGANIFVAGSYVFSGDYKERIDLLKLKAK; encoded by the coding sequence ATGACTAATGGGATTAAAATAGCTCCATCCATATTATCAAGTGATTTTTCAAAACTTGGTGAGGAGCTTATAGCTATTGATAAAGCAGGAGCAGATTATGTTCATATAGATGTTATGGATGGACAATTTGTACCTAATTTAACTTTTGGACCTCCTGTAATAAAATGTATTAGAAAATGTACTAAGCTTGTATTTGATGTACATTTAATGATAGATAAACCAGAAAGATATATTGAAGATTTCGTTAAAGCAGGAGCAGATATTGTTGTGGTGCATGCAGAATCAACAATTCATTTACATAGAGTTATACAACAAATTAAATCTTTTGGAGTTAAGGCAGGGATATCATTAAATCCATCTACACCAGAAGAAGTCTTAAAATATATTATAAATGATATTGATATGGTATTGGTTATGAGTGTGAACCCAGGTTTTGGTGGACAAAAATTCATACCAGCAGTTGTTGAAAAAATTAAAGCAATAAAGAAAATGAGAGCAGATATAGATATAGAAGTAGATGGTGGAATTACAGATGAAACTATAAAAGTTTGTGCAGATGCAGGGGCTAATATATTTGTAGCAGGTTCTTATGTATTTTCTGGAGATTATAAAGAAAGAATAGATTTATTAAAATTAAAAGCTAAATAG